A single window of Pyrus communis chromosome 10, drPyrComm1.1, whole genome shotgun sequence DNA harbors:
- the LOC137748170 gene encoding uncharacterized protein isoform X1, with product MSLVDYPSSDDDVSEEEVRENKENEPQQQLPSDDPRPRTQLVVSSYQQPESSAPSSAPSIQQLPDASMLLNSPVSSSNMLSGGDHSSRVAAAMVESSSRKRENAFASSVPRNKVPRGNLPHSKNVPDTVGGLLVPPQLRGRSNIVTEDVGKLFVKKQADPSPK from the exons ATGTCGTTGGTGGACTACCCATCTTCAGACGACGACGTATCGGAGGAGGAGGTTAGGGAAAACAAGGAAAACGAGCCCCAGCAACAATTACCCAGCGACGATCCACGTCCTCGCACCCA ATTGGTTGTTTCATCATACCAGCAGCCGGAAAGTTCTGCCCCTTCATCAGCTCCTTCAATCCAGCAACTTCCTGATGCTTCAATGCTCTTGAATTCTCCTGTTTCCTCATCCAATATGTTGAGTGGCGGCGATCACTCTTCTCGTGTTGCAGCTGCAATGGTGGAGAGTTCATCACGCAAGAGGGAGAATGCATTTGCTTCCTCTGTTCCTCGCAATAAAGTTCCTAGAGGTAACTTGCCTCATTCCAAGAATGTTCCAGATACAGTTGGTGGTCTGCTGGTTCCGCCTCAGCTTCGTGGAAG GAGCAACATTGTTACAGAAGATGTAGGAAAGCTATTTGTCAAAAAGCAGGCTGACCCTTCACCAAAGTAG
- the LOC137748170 gene encoding uncharacterized protein isoform X2 — MSLVDYPSSDDDVSEEEVRENKENEPQQQLPSDDPRPRTQLVVSSYQQPESSAPSSAPSIQQLPDASMLLNSPVSSSNMLSGGDHSSRVAAAMVESSSRKRENAFASSVPRNKVPRGNLPHSKNVPDTVGGLLVPPQLRGRSVSI, encoded by the exons ATGTCGTTGGTGGACTACCCATCTTCAGACGACGACGTATCGGAGGAGGAGGTTAGGGAAAACAAGGAAAACGAGCCCCAGCAACAATTACCCAGCGACGATCCACGTCCTCGCACCCA ATTGGTTGTTTCATCATACCAGCAGCCGGAAAGTTCTGCCCCTTCATCAGCTCCTTCAATCCAGCAACTTCCTGATGCTTCAATGCTCTTGAATTCTCCTGTTTCCTCATCCAATATGTTGAGTGGCGGCGATCACTCTTCTCGTGTTGCAGCTGCAATGGTGGAGAGTTCATCACGCAAGAGGGAGAATGCATTTGCTTCCTCTGTTCCTCGCAATAAAGTTCCTAGAGGTAACTTGCCTCATTCCAAGAATGTTCCAGATACAGTTGGTGGTCTGCTGGTTCCGCCTCAGCTTCGTGGAAGGTCAGTTTCAATAT GA